One segment of Alistipes sp. ZOR0009 DNA contains the following:
- a CDS encoding helix-turn-helix domain-containing protein — protein sequence MEGLQMLTKKELANAYGIHPQTMSSRLKELGITGKQRIKPKDLEKIYEELGKPKSEGLKS from the coding sequence ATGGAAGGCTTACAGATGTTAACTAAAAAAGAGCTGGCTAACGCGTACGGTATACACCCGCAAACGATGAGCTCACGGCTAAAGGAACTTGGAATAACAGGAAAGCAGCGTATTAAACCAAAGGATTTGGAGAAGATATACGAAGAGCTAGGAAAACCTAAGAGTGAGGGTTTAAAATCATAA
- a CDS encoding nucleoid-associated protein → MIELTEARIEKLIIHKVGNPSMGEVKLSKSPISLPEDDFKASILMHYLLSQFRNTIYYRFSHQSDLSLNFVYGAVKLIFEKGGFATISIGIAEYLQEVSQHPKIKNGELYIAKFKDIICDGEICNAIGIFKSESTETFLKIRDCDGGLDIDAEVGININKLDKACLILETSADDGYKVLAANNSEADFWYNDFLNITHLDDSRYKTLNYMTIVRSFVTNVFNGDNDVESIDQAVMLNKTTDFFRKNENFEEEAFMSEVLEQPEIIDTFKEYKDHYQASNAINLDKSFAIDRKAAKNAAKKFKSVIKLDKNFHIYLHGDHSRIERGFDVESKRNYYKLYFDSEAI, encoded by the coding sequence ATGATTGAATTAACTGAAGCAAGAATTGAAAAGTTGATTATCCACAAGGTTGGTAATCCATCAATGGGAGAAGTAAAACTAAGCAAAAGCCCAATCTCCTTACCTGAAGATGACTTTAAAGCCTCTATTTTAATGCACTACTTGCTTAGCCAGTTCAGAAATACCATCTACTACAGGTTTAGCCATCAAAGCGATTTGTCTCTAAATTTCGTTTATGGTGCTGTAAAATTGATATTTGAGAAAGGAGGCTTTGCAACAATTAGCATCGGGATTGCAGAATATCTCCAGGAGGTGTCTCAACATCCTAAGATAAAAAACGGGGAGTTATACATTGCCAAGTTTAAAGACATTATTTGCGATGGAGAAATTTGCAATGCGATAGGTATTTTTAAGTCTGAAAGTACTGAAACATTCTTAAAAATAAGGGATTGTGACGGTGGTTTAGATATTGATGCAGAAGTAGGCATTAACATCAACAAGTTGGATAAAGCATGCCTAATCTTAGAGACTAGTGCCGATGATGGCTACAAGGTTTTGGCCGCAAACAACTCTGAAGCCGATTTTTGGTACAACGATTTTTTGAACATCACCCATCTTGATGATAGCAGATACAAAACCTTGAACTATATGACTATCGTGCGCTCATTTGTGACTAACGTTTTTAATGGAGATAACGATGTAGAGTCAATAGATCAGGCGGTCATGCTCAATAAGACTACTGATTTTTTCAGAAAAAATGAAAACTTTGAAGAAGAAGCCTTCATGTCTGAAGTTTTAGAACAACCTGAAATAATAGACACCTTCAAGGAATATAAAGATCACTACCAGGCGAGCAATGCTATAAATCTTGATAAATCATTTGCGATAGATCGCAAAGCGGCTAAAAATGCGGCTAAAAAGTTCAAGAGTGTCATAAAGCTGGATAAAAACTTTCACATCTACCTACACGGAGATCACTCGCGTATCGAGCGCGGGTTTGACGTCGAAAGTAAACGTAACTACTACAAGCTATACTTCGACTCAGAAGCAATTTAA
- a CDS encoding transcriptional regulator, with product MKGFETFGERAKYLMRVSGVKIEDISLIIRKSQPAISSYLTGRTYPSEDFFLAIEQLIPNANFNWLIKGKGEPFLEGSAVLTTDKEVKLRDEIEDLKNTQAQLLKAVSALSSIVPSQVAKEQPRSFKMGVHVSGLRIHDLIEKYTMACTPLAVETARA from the coding sequence ATGAAAGGCTTTGAAACGTTTGGAGAAAGAGCGAAATATTTAATGCGGGTATCTGGGGTTAAGATTGAAGACATTTCGCTCATTATACGCAAATCTCAACCTGCAATTTCATCTTATCTTACAGGAAGGACTTATCCTTCAGAGGATTTTTTTCTTGCAATAGAGCAGTTAATCCCAAATGCAAATTTTAATTGGTTAATAAAAGGGAAGGGTGAACCTTTCCTGGAGGGTAGTGCTGTTCTTACGACGGATAAAGAGGTGAAACTCCGTGATGAAATTGAAGATTTGAAAAATACACAAGCACAATTGTTGAAAGCTGTGAGTGCCCTTTCGTCTATAGTGCCGAGTCAGGTAGCAAAAGAGCAGCCTCGGTCTTTTAAAATGGGCGTTCATGTTTCAGGCCTTCGTATACATGATTTGATTGAAAAATATACGATGGCATGTACGCCCCTCGCTGTAGAAACAGCAAGAGCCTGA
- the topA gene encoding type I DNA topoisomerase, with the protein MQENLVIVESPAKAKTIEKFLGENFLVKSSYGHIRDLSKKNLGIDIEHNFLPEYIISEDKTKVVQELRSLVKKAKTVWLASDEDREGEAIAWHLSEVLGLDPQKTNRIVFHEITKEAIQKAIKTPRTVDLNLVNAQQARRILDRLVGFELSPLLWKKVKPSLSAGRVQSVAVRLIVEREREIMNFVQTSAFKVTGLFEPNSKEYHLKAELDKRFEDKVQAKKFLEGCIGAQFAISNVEKRPGKRTPAAPFTTSTLQQEAGRKLGYSVSQTMTIAQKLYEAGLITYMRTDSVNLSASAVNAAEKAIIAMYGAEYHCRRQHKTKAKGAQEAHEAIRPTYIENPTIDGTPQEKRLYELIWKRTIASQMSEAITEKTTITISATTVKEKFIAAGEIVKFDGFLKVYKESADDENADDDAEVLLPPIKVGEHQNAVEIVAVQRYAQKPPRYAESSLVKKMEELGIGRPSTYAPTISTIINRGYVIKEDRAGFERAFDTITLKKDTITEKTAKENYGAEKSKLFPSDIGILVTDFLTEHFGSIMNYDFTARVEKDFDIIAEGSLKWEEMIREFYSPFHKDVAETMETSKPSKGEKVLGTDPKTGKTITVRIGRFGPIAQLGNSDEEPTYAGLQKGQLIETITLEEALKLFEYPRNLGEFEEKPVQVGIGRFGPYVKHASKYVSIPKTDSPGEIHLERAIELIEAKRKQDLEKFIKTFEEEPTLQVLNGRFGPYISFDGANYKIPKTTDPKSLTLEDCRKLIEEQASTVKRPKAKAGAKKSATAKTTTKKAATTKTKAATTKKAATKKTK; encoded by the coding sequence ATGCAAGAAAATCTCGTTATTGTTGAGTCGCCTGCAAAGGCAAAAACGATTGAAAAATTTCTCGGAGAAAATTTTTTGGTCAAGTCTAGTTATGGCCATATTAGGGATCTTTCGAAGAAAAATCTCGGGATTGACATCGAGCATAACTTTCTACCAGAGTATATTATCTCTGAGGATAAGACAAAGGTTGTTCAGGAGCTCCGGAGTTTGGTAAAAAAGGCTAAAACGGTTTGGCTCGCTTCCGATGAAGACCGTGAGGGGGAAGCCATCGCTTGGCACCTTTCCGAAGTTCTAGGGTTAGATCCCCAAAAAACAAATCGAATTGTTTTTCATGAGATCACCAAGGAAGCCATACAGAAAGCCATCAAAACGCCACGTACAGTAGACCTAAATCTTGTAAATGCCCAGCAAGCCCGTCGAATTTTAGATAGGTTGGTGGGCTTTGAACTTTCTCCCCTTTTGTGGAAGAAGGTTAAGCCTTCGCTTTCGGCAGGTCGTGTACAGTCGGTGGCTGTTCGGTTGATTGTTGAGCGCGAACGGGAGATTATGAACTTTGTTCAGACCTCTGCCTTTAAGGTGACAGGCCTATTTGAACCCAACTCGAAGGAGTACCATCTAAAGGCGGAACTTGATAAGCGTTTTGAGGATAAGGTTCAGGCGAAGAAGTTTCTGGAGGGTTGTATTGGTGCGCAATTTGCTATTTCTAACGTGGAAAAGCGTCCAGGAAAGCGTACTCCTGCAGCTCCTTTTACGACTTCCACCTTGCAGCAGGAAGCTGGGCGTAAACTTGGCTACTCTGTTAGCCAAACAATGACTATTGCGCAGAAGCTGTATGAGGCGGGTTTGATAACCTACATGCGTACCGACTCTGTTAACCTTTCCGCGTCTGCTGTTAATGCTGCTGAAAAGGCCATTATTGCCATGTATGGTGCCGAATATCATTGCAGAAGGCAGCATAAGACAAAGGCAAAAGGGGCGCAAGAAGCGCACGAAGCCATTCGTCCAACGTACATAGAAAATCCAACAATAGACGGCACACCCCAAGAGAAACGGTTGTATGAGCTTATTTGGAAGCGCACGATTGCATCGCAAATGAGTGAAGCGATTACCGAAAAAACCACCATCACGATATCGGCTACCACCGTTAAGGAAAAATTTATCGCTGCAGGCGAAATTGTTAAGTTTGATGGTTTCCTGAAAGTTTACAAGGAATCTGCTGATGATGAAAACGCTGATGATGATGCCGAAGTTCTTCTTCCTCCAATTAAGGTAGGTGAGCATCAAAATGCGGTTGAGATTGTAGCCGTTCAAAGATATGCTCAAAAGCCACCTCGCTATGCGGAGTCTAGCTTGGTGAAAAAAATGGAGGAGTTGGGAATTGGACGTCCTTCTACTTATGCACCAACCATATCTACCATTATAAATAGGGGGTATGTAATAAAAGAGGATCGTGCTGGTTTTGAACGTGCATTTGATACTATTACTTTAAAGAAAGATACCATAACAGAAAAGACTGCTAAGGAAAATTATGGGGCAGAAAAGTCAAAACTTTTTCCTAGCGATATCGGAATACTTGTGACCGATTTCTTAACGGAGCATTTTGGTAGTATTATGAACTACGACTTTACGGCTCGGGTAGAGAAAGATTTCGATATTATAGCAGAAGGTAGCCTAAAGTGGGAGGAGATGATTAGAGAGTTTTACTCACCTTTCCATAAGGATGTGGCGGAGACAATGGAAACTTCGAAACCTTCAAAGGGGGAGAAGGTGCTTGGTACAGATCCTAAAACAGGTAAAACAATAACCGTACGTATTGGGCGTTTCGGCCCTATTGCACAACTGGGGAATAGCGACGAGGAGCCTACCTATGCTGGTTTGCAGAAGGGGCAGCTTATCGAAACTATTACGCTAGAAGAAGCTCTGAAATTATTTGAATATCCTCGTAACCTAGGAGAGTTCGAAGAGAAACCTGTTCAGGTAGGAATTGGACGATTTGGACCATACGTGAAGCACGCAAGTAAGTATGTTTCTATTCCAAAAACAGACAGCCCTGGAGAAATCCATCTAGAACGTGCTATAGAGCTAATAGAAGCAAAACGTAAGCAAGATCTGGAAAAGTTTATTAAAACCTTCGAAGAGGAGCCTACTTTGCAGGTGTTAAATGGTCGTTTTGGACCCTATATTTCGTTTGATGGGGCTAACTACAAGATTCCAAAAACGACCGATCCTAAAAGTTTGACCTTGGAAGATTGCCGTAAGCTGATAGAAGAGCAGGCATCTACAGTAAAAAGGCCAAAGGCAAAGGCTGGTGCAAAAAAATCGGCCACTGCAAAAACTACAACCAAAAAGGCTGCCACGACAAAAACTAAGGCTGCAACAACAAAGAAGGCCGCAACAAAGAAGACAAAATGA
- a CDS encoding PorP/SprF family type IX secretion system membrane protein yields MRSLVGKIGCAVLLSLCWVNSYGQQDSQSSQYMFLPVLYNPGAVGSDDLAHVFGDARLHQQGLEGEGRTTSAGFNFPFNISKLKNGFGILVSDDKFAFSKNLTVKGNYAIQLKLDDKGINKLGVGLGFGVVNGVFDKSSGSSVKAQLNYLDQGKFTSTSFDLGVGLYFTSSRLYCGVAVNHLTSPKVPVGSDKVSLKPTLYVNSGYALPISESKFSFSPSFLVQTEFVATHLALSGVFDYNQVIWLGAGYRLSDGVTALAGFKFFKSLQVGYSYDYLTSKLGKYSDGSHELFLKYSFSLKRDKTPSRYKSIRFL; encoded by the coding sequence ATGAGAAGTTTAGTGGGAAAGATTGGCTGTGCTGTTTTACTCTCGTTGTGCTGGGTAAATTCTTATGGACAACAGGATTCACAAAGTTCCCAATACATGTTTTTGCCCGTTTTATACAATCCTGGGGCTGTTGGAAGTGATGATCTAGCGCATGTTTTTGGTGACGCTCGGCTGCATCAACAGGGGTTAGAAGGAGAGGGGCGCACAACCTCTGCAGGATTTAACTTTCCTTTTAACATATCTAAATTGAAAAACGGCTTTGGAATATTGGTTTCAGATGATAAATTTGCCTTTAGTAAAAATTTGACTGTAAAGGGCAATTACGCTATACAGTTAAAGCTGGATGATAAGGGAATAAACAAGCTAGGTGTTGGACTTGGCTTTGGAGTAGTAAATGGGGTGTTTGACAAATCTTCGGGTTCTTCTGTAAAAGCACAGTTGAATTATTTAGATCAGGGTAAGTTTACATCAACATCTTTTGATTTAGGGGTTGGTTTATACTTTACGAGTAGCAGGTTGTATTGTGGAGTAGCTGTAAACCACTTAACAAGCCCCAAAGTTCCGGTAGGATCTGATAAAGTGTCGCTAAAACCTACACTTTATGTGAATTCAGGATACGCACTTCCTATTTCAGAATCAAAATTCTCCTTTTCTCCATCATTTTTGGTACAAACAGAATTTGTGGCCACGCATTTGGCGCTATCAGGTGTGTTCGACTACAACCAAGTTATATGGCTTGGGGCAGGATATCGGTTAAGCGATGGAGTTACTGCCCTAGCTGGTTTTAAGTTCTTTAAAAGTTTACAGGTGGGCTATTCTTACGACTACTTGACCTCTAAGTTGGGAAAGTACTCGGATGGATCGCATGAGTTGTTTTTAAAGTACTCCTTTTCTTTAAAAAGGGATAAAACTCCATCACGATACAAAAGCATAAGGTTTTTGTAG
- a CDS encoding SUMF1/EgtB/PvdO family nonheme iron enzyme has translation MRRCFQLCALVALLSSCGPNMGGELVGVDGRRATPETPPFGMVFVPDGSYTQGVGDEDVSYAMTATSKTITVEGFWMDQTEITNNEYRQFVNYVIDSISKKMLIDGGMDEFGISEDEFGNPVEPPVINKKARIDPRSEDQKEILKDLYYQGDETFYRRKEVDTRKLNYEFYWYDFTQAANKKNRYNFEKQKYEGNITKLDGKKEPIRNRGSFIMRDVVNVYPDTLCWIADFSYSYNEPWTATYFWQPQYDEYPVVGVTWKQAFAFCKWRTNLLWDFLTENGESPVHEYRLPTSAEWEYAARGGLKLNMYPWGNNYTRNKSGCFIANFKPLRGNYSDDGGVKTIAVGTYDPNDYGLYDMAGNVAEWTSDAFDESSYSLTHDLNPSYQYNAKPTDKPARKRKVVRGGSWKDVHYFLQCSVPTYEYQDTARSYIGFRCVRSLMGGK, from the coding sequence ATGAGAAGATGTTTCCAGTTGTGTGCCCTCGTTGCTCTTTTGAGTAGTTGTGGCCCTAATATGGGTGGTGAATTGGTTGGTGTGGATGGAAGAAGGGCCACTCCAGAGACTCCTCCGTTTGGGATGGTGTTTGTTCCTGATGGATCGTATACGCAAGGTGTTGGTGACGAGGATGTTTCTTACGCTATGACGGCAACCTCTAAAACAATTACTGTTGAGGGGTTTTGGATGGATCAAACGGAGATTACAAATAACGAGTACCGTCAGTTTGTGAACTACGTTATCGATTCTATTTCTAAAAAAATGCTGATTGATGGAGGGATGGACGAGTTCGGAATTTCAGAAGACGAATTTGGCAACCCTGTAGAGCCACCAGTAATTAATAAAAAGGCAAGAATTGACCCTCGAAGTGAAGATCAAAAGGAGATTTTGAAGGATCTTTACTACCAAGGCGATGAAACTTTCTACCGTCGTAAGGAGGTGGATACGCGCAAGCTGAACTACGAATTTTACTGGTACGACTTTACTCAAGCTGCTAATAAGAAGAATAGGTACAACTTCGAGAAACAAAAATATGAAGGGAATATCACCAAACTTGATGGCAAGAAGGAGCCTATCCGTAATCGTGGCTCTTTTATCATGCGTGATGTGGTAAATGTTTATCCTGATACGCTTTGTTGGATTGCAGACTTCTCTTACTCTTATAACGAACCATGGACTGCCACCTACTTTTGGCAACCTCAGTACGATGAGTACCCTGTTGTTGGGGTTACCTGGAAGCAAGCTTTTGCATTTTGTAAGTGGAGAACCAATCTTCTTTGGGATTTCTTGACTGAAAATGGTGAATCTCCTGTTCATGAGTACCGCCTTCCAACCTCGGCAGAATGGGAGTATGCCGCTCGTGGAGGATTAAAACTCAATATGTATCCTTGGGGAAATAACTACACCCGTAATAAATCTGGTTGTTTTATTGCCAACTTTAAGCCATTGAGGGGGAATTATTCCGATGACGGTGGTGTAAAAACAATTGCTGTAGGAACGTATGATCCTAATGACTATGGGCTTTACGATATGGCTGGTAACGTTGCCGAGTGGACTAGCGATGCTTTTGATGAAAGTTCGTATTCGCTTACGCATGACTTGAATCCAAGTTACCAGTACAACGCTAAACCAACCGATAAGCCTGCTCGTAAGCGTAAGGTGGTTCGTGGAGGTTCTTGGAAAGATGTTCACTATTTCCTACAGTGCTCTGTTCCTACTTACGAATATCAAGATACTGCAAGATCATATATAGGTTTCCGTTGTGTTAGGTCGTTGATGGGGGGTAAATAA
- the gldL gene encoding gliding motility protein GldL — protein sequence MKGKLDFVQTEGWKNFMAKLYGWGASMVIIGALFKLQHWPGAGPMLVIGMGIEAIIFFFSAFEPVHEEYDWKLVFPELAIKDEEALERIREERKREKELKFGAAAPSGNGGSVNIPNLNINIDQDSINKVNQGLGSLAEAASKIADMTTITLAVDELSGKLQQASAGVDGFNGQVGASGKLLSESVGTLSGSFVQGVDMVKQAGDALVGGVKQATESLSQSLKESASSMTSHFERAGSTIETSIKESSKELSGKISQSADILSGSFEKISRQVVADMEALKAGNGNQQKNLELLNKNLATLNSIYELQIQETDKHLKNSNGLYQGVEGMVKDLRLSVEETQKFRQTMHTLNANISSLNDVYGNMLSAMHAIQNN from the coding sequence ATGAAAGGGAAGTTAGATTTTGTACAGACGGAAGGTTGGAAAAATTTTATGGCCAAATTATATGGGTGGGGTGCATCCATGGTAATTATAGGTGCTCTTTTCAAGTTACAGCACTGGCCAGGAGCTGGCCCTATGCTTGTAATAGGAATGGGTATTGAGGCTATAATCTTCTTCTTTTCAGCTTTCGAGCCTGTGCACGAGGAGTATGATTGGAAGTTGGTATTCCCAGAATTAGCGATTAAAGACGAGGAAGCTCTTGAGCGGATTCGTGAAGAACGAAAAAGAGAGAAGGAATTGAAATTTGGAGCCGCAGCCCCTTCTGGAAATGGAGGCAGCGTTAATATTCCAAATCTAAACATAAACATTGATCAAGATTCTATAAATAAAGTCAATCAAGGGTTGGGTAGTTTGGCTGAGGCTGCAAGTAAGATTGCAGATATGACAACGATAACCTTGGCAGTTGATGAGCTTTCTGGAAAACTGCAGCAAGCCTCGGCTGGGGTCGATGGATTTAACGGTCAGGTCGGCGCTTCAGGAAAGTTGCTTAGCGAGTCTGTTGGTACTTTGAGTGGCTCTTTTGTTCAGGGTGTTGATATGGTTAAGCAGGCTGGAGATGCGCTTGTTGGTGGGGTTAAGCAGGCAACAGAATCGTTGTCGCAAAGCCTAAAAGAAAGCGCGTCATCTATGACATCTCATTTTGAGAGAGCCGGATCTACGATTGAAACCTCTATAAAGGAGAGTAGTAAAGAACTTTCTGGTAAAATCTCTCAATCGGCAGATATTTTGTCTGGGTCTTTTGAAAAGATTAGCCGTCAGGTGGTGGCTGATATGGAAGCGCTAAAAGCCGGAAACGGTAATCAGCAAAAGAATTTGGAATTGCTCAATAAGAACTTGGCAACACTAAATTCAATTTACGAGCTCCAGATTCAGGAAACCGATAAGCACTTGAAAAATTCTAACGGGCTGTATCAGGGTGTTGAAGGGATGGTAAAAGATCTTCGCCTTTCGGTAGAGGAAACTCAAAAATTCCGTCAAACAATGCATACGTTAAATGCAAACATCAGCTCATTAAATGATGTATACGGTAATATGCTTTCCGCAATGCATGCAATCCAAAATAACTAA
- the gldM gene encoding gliding motility protein GldM, whose translation MAGGKQTPRQKMIGMMYLVLTAMLALNVSAEVLEAFVLVDKGLNQTLKSFSSKNEDYYNLIKSAENNNPTKAAKWRQKADIVRAKSAEFCKYIEDIKRKIVETCDGKDAAALTPEGIDGHEVQGKSDTSVPANILLGPSENGEAYTLKKKLEQYKKDLLALIGPDEKFGPTLTIENILDTKDPKVTKDGTNRTWETSRFEGVPLISTLPLLSKFQVDVLNCEAIMLDYFFKQIDAADVRVNMFEPVLIPESSSVLKGEKFKATLMLAAYDKTQQPLMTINGRSLPVVDGKAIFEEPATMLGERTLKCQIVVTGPDGTKTPYPQDFKYQVVQPMFTVSPTKMNVLYRGIDNPMELSVSGVPSERVEVKISNASYRRSANGYLVNPQDGRVCEVNVWVKNNGVSKLMGSSSFRVKPLPAPIPKVDGASGKFISKSALMSSLGIRAEMPQDFDFDLRYAIRSFTIASRNSEGYDVNLSSGNASFTDEQKRAFASMKAGNRLTITDVKAVGPDGKVVELQDLVYKIR comes from the coding sequence ATGGCTGGAGGAAAGCAAACGCCTAGGCAGAAGATGATTGGGATGATGTATTTGGTGTTGACAGCAATGTTAGCGTTGAATGTGTCTGCCGAGGTGCTGGAGGCTTTTGTCCTTGTTGATAAAGGCTTGAACCAAACCCTGAAGAGTTTTAGTTCAAAAAACGAAGATTACTACAATCTTATAAAATCGGCAGAAAACAATAACCCCACAAAGGCAGCAAAATGGCGCCAGAAGGCGGATATCGTTAGGGCTAAATCTGCCGAATTCTGTAAGTATATCGAGGATATAAAGCGTAAAATTGTCGAAACTTGCGACGGTAAAGATGCCGCAGCGCTTACTCCCGAAGGTATCGACGGGCACGAGGTGCAGGGAAAAAGCGACACCAGCGTTCCTGCCAACATCCTTCTTGGCCCTAGCGAGAATGGGGAGGCATACACGCTAAAAAAGAAGCTGGAACAGTATAAAAAGGATCTTCTCGCTCTTATTGGACCAGATGAAAAGTTTGGACCAACATTAACGATAGAAAATATCCTTGATACAAAAGATCCAAAGGTTACCAAGGATGGTACCAACCGTACTTGGGAAACAAGCCGATTTGAAGGCGTACCTTTAATTTCTACGCTTCCGTTGCTATCAAAATTTCAGGTAGACGTGCTAAACTGTGAGGCTATTATGCTTGACTATTTCTTTAAGCAGATAGATGCTGCAGATGTGCGCGTGAACATGTTCGAGCCTGTTCTGATTCCAGAATCTTCGTCGGTTCTTAAAGGAGAAAAGTTTAAAGCAACCCTAATGCTGGCTGCTTACGATAAGACGCAGCAACCTTTAATGACTATCAATGGGCGCTCGTTGCCTGTGGTTGATGGAAAGGCAATTTTTGAGGAGCCTGCAACCATGTTGGGAGAACGAACTCTTAAATGCCAAATTGTGGTTACAGGACCAGATGGAACAAAAACGCCATACCCTCAGGATTTTAAATATCAGGTGGTGCAGCCTATGTTTACGGTATCTCCTACTAAGATGAATGTGCTGTACCGAGGTATTGATAATCCTATGGAGTTGAGCGTATCGGGAGTTCCTTCGGAGAGGGTTGAGGTTAAGATCTCTAACGCATCTTACCGTCGATCGGCCAACGGATATTTGGTAAATCCACAGGATGGCCGGGTTTGCGAAGTGAACGTTTGGGTTAAGAATAACGGTGTTAGTAAGCTCATGGGAAGTAGCAGTTTCCGCGTAAAGCCTCTTCCAGCACCAATTCCAAAGGTTGATGGAGCGTCTGGTAAATTCATAAGCAAATCTGCGCTGATGTCTTCTTTAGGCATTAGAGCCGAAATGCCACAGGATTTTGATTTTGATTTAAGGTACGCTATTCGTTCATTTACCATTGCTAGCCGAAATAGCGAAGGATATGACGTAAACCTCTCATCGGGTAATGCTAGCTTTACAGATGAACAAAAGAGAGCATTTGCTAGTATGAAAGCTGGAAACCGTTTAACGATCACGGATGTAAAAGCGGTTGGGCCAGATGGTAAAGTTGTTGAATTACAAGATTTAGTTTATAAAATACGATAG